Proteins found in one Streptomyces sp. CB09001 genomic segment:
- a CDS encoding ROK family transcriptional regulator — protein MQMPSGVHALVRRTHEERVMRALQENGAMSRGEIARVVGLSRTTLSEITGNLLQRGAIVVVDTDASRREGSGRPAERLALDPASAQFMGVDFGHRRVHVVVADASHEIMVSGSVRYEDTATWGTRTRLALELVDRLSGEAGVHYGALQGIGIGVPGPYPAPEGAAWPRATAGTTVLRPAPEGVDVAFAERFDAPVIVDNNTRLAALAEAISGADSVADLVYVRLSDGVGGGLVVGGQLVTGSSGLAGELGHVTVEPAGRPCRCGKRGCLETVASVPGILAACWEFGLRLENLDDLAAAVRRAHPVVDRVLREAAGALGRVVGAATMMLNPAKVVIGGEITRLAPVLVEQVAATLAAEIFPTASAGPAVAAARLSDDDGAIGALAAVFHSSPLLARYPETADVKGRSDAPHSATEGAAHVRP, from the coding sequence ATGCAGATGCCCAGCGGAGTGCACGCACTGGTCAGGCGGACCCACGAAGAGCGCGTCATGCGTGCGCTGCAGGAGAACGGCGCCATGAGCCGCGGCGAGATCGCCCGGGTCGTGGGCCTGTCCCGCACCACCCTGTCCGAGATCACCGGCAACCTCCTGCAACGAGGTGCCATCGTCGTCGTCGACACCGACGCGTCCCGCCGCGAGGGCAGCGGGCGGCCCGCCGAACGGCTGGCGCTCGACCCGGCGTCGGCGCAGTTCATGGGCGTCGACTTCGGACACCGGCGCGTCCACGTCGTCGTCGCCGACGCCTCGCACGAGATCATGGTCTCCGGGTCCGTCCGGTACGAGGACACCGCGACCTGGGGGACCCGCACGCGACTGGCCCTGGAACTGGTCGACCGGCTGAGCGGCGAGGCCGGGGTCCACTACGGGGCGCTGCAGGGCATCGGCATCGGCGTACCCGGTCCCTACCCGGCCCCGGAGGGGGCGGCCTGGCCGCGCGCCACCGCGGGCACCACCGTGCTGCGCCCGGCACCCGAGGGCGTCGACGTGGCCTTCGCCGAACGCTTCGACGCCCCGGTCATCGTCGACAACAACACCCGGCTGGCCGCCCTCGCCGAGGCGATCAGCGGCGCCGACAGCGTCGCCGACCTGGTGTACGTACGCCTGTCGGACGGCGTCGGCGGCGGTCTCGTCGTCGGCGGCCAGCTGGTGACGGGTTCCTCCGGGCTGGCCGGCGAGCTGGGGCACGTGACCGTCGAACCGGCCGGCCGCCCCTGCCGGTGCGGCAAGCGGGGCTGTCTGGAGACCGTGGCCTCGGTGCCCGGAATCCTCGCCGCCTGCTGGGAGTTCGGCCTGCGCCTGGAGAACCTCGACGACCTCGCCGCCGCCGTGCGCCGCGCCCACCCCGTCGTGGACCGGGTACTGCGGGAGGCCGCGGGGGCACTGGGCCGGGTGGTGGGCGCCGCGACCATGATGCTGAACCCGGCGAAGGTGGTCATCGGCGGCGAGATCACCCGGCTGGCGCCCGTCCTCGTGGAACAGGTCGCCGCCACCCTCGCCGCCGAGATCTTCCCGACCGCGTCGGCCGGACCCGCCGTCGCCGCGGCCCGGCTCTCCGACGACGACGGCGCCATCGGCGCGCTCGCCGCGGTCTTCCACAGCTCACCCCTCCTGGCGAGGTATCCCGAAACCGCCGACGTGAAGGGCCGTTCCGATGCACCCCACTCCGCCACCGAAGGA